The Hemiscyllium ocellatum isolate sHemOce1 chromosome 1, sHemOce1.pat.X.cur, whole genome shotgun sequence DNA window GAGCGATTTTTATGAAGTACTTCTTGCTGGATTTCTATCTTCCGTGATTGATGTTGATCACTTTCTTGCAGCTGGATCCATGTCTCTCAAGGTAAGAATATACACATCTGGCTCTTGTTTCTTCTACATTTCAAAAGTGTACTTTATTCAACAGTGCATCACTTTTACATTGGGGAAAAGTTGTGCAAAGATTTTTAATTTATGATGACATTCACTTAGCTTTATAACTAGTCAAAATAACAGAGACCCTATCATAATGTCATCTATGAACATTCCTCTAATCTATAAACTGAAAAGCAAAGTCATAAACTTTTAGGCCTTTGAGCTTTTTCCTTCTACTTGTTGGTGAAAGAATGCTAATTAAGAAATGCTTCAGAAACAGAGCTTATTTTTAACATAAGTGGCCTTTTCAGTCACCCAGCGAATTAAGCAAATGGGTAGCTGAACATTATAGACCAGATCTTCAGAGTAGTTTTTATTTGTTCCTGGGATATGAATACCCTGTCAAGGTCaggatttgttgcccatctctaatttgaGAATCTGgtggtgaaccactgcaatctgtcCTTAAGGTATGCCCGTCATGCTGTTAGAAAGGGTGCTTTAGGATTTTTTCTAATGATCGTGAAGGCACAGCAACATAGTTCTGAAACAGGGTGGATTTTGGTTTTGAGGGTAACTTGCAGGTAGTGCTGCTACCATTACATCTTCCCTCCTAGGTAGTACAGGTTGGGGATTTGGTGGACGTTTTCGAAGAAGCTTTggcgagttgctgcagtgcatcttccgGATGGTATGCACAGCTACCACTGTTTCAGTGGTTGAAGGTGTGTCTTTCAGGAGGCAGCGAGGGTGCTCATCAAACATTCTGATTTATCTTGTTTGATGTTGAGATTCTGGATAGCTTTTGGATTTGGACACTGTCTGGCTATGTTACACTTTCTGTATATCTGAAATGAGAAAGTCACAATAGAAAGTCGAGATGAGAGGGGTAGAAATCCAGCATTGCCTCTTCCTGCTTGTAAATCAAAAGATTTATAAGGGGAGGCAGTAGCACCGTGACAATGTCACTGGAATACTAATCCAGAACTGCAGGCTAATGTTTTGGgggcatgggtttgaatcccatcatggtagatggtgaaatttaaattccaatAACATCTGAAATAAAAGGCTAGCATAATGGTGACTCTCATCactgttttttaaaaactgatctGTTCCACTATAGGGAAGACGATGTACATGTGACTTCAGGTCCACAGCAAAGTGATTAACTCTTAAACTAACTTCGGGATAATTACAGATGAACAGTAAATGTTAGCTGGTTCAAGGTTTTTAAGAACATGGGATGTGGGGAAAGCTAATTGTGTGCAAATTTTGGTATTTGTTCTGCTTATCCTGTCTTCCAGTGATCATGATCCTGTTGGTTGATCACACAACAACTGGTCAATTTTTGGGAAAGAAAACTTGCCATCCTCACCCAATGTGGCTGAGGTGTGACTTCAGTCCTACACCAACCTGctttaatttaaactgatttctgAAGCGGTGTAGTAAGCCTCTTTAGTTTTATCAAGTTGCCAACTAGGGATGAACAATATTTACCAGCCTTGCCAGCAGGCCCACTTTCCAAAAATGATTTGTTACACTTAATTTGAGTTGTGCATTGTATGTAGTGTGACTAATCAAAATTTAAATCCGTGTTTTTGAGTCTTATCTAAACAGTTCTTCAACATGTGGATTTATGAATAATATGAaatattgtatttttaaaaaatttccatTGAGACCTAGTGAGCTGCTTAAAAACAATTGATTTATCTTTAAAAGATCATGACATTTTCATGCCACTATTTGGACATAGAATACTGTCAGTAACTACATTTCTCTCTTTTTAGGCTGCGTTGCATCTTCCACAAaggcctgcactgcactgttcTACAGTGATAGTCGTAGTGGCTTTTTCACTGAAACTTGCTATGTGGTTATTTAGACTTAAGGATTCTTGGTGTTTTCTGCCTTGGATGGTGACCATTTCTTGGGTTTCTCATCATGTCCGTGATGGTGTCCGACATGGCCTTTGGTTTTGTCCCTTTGGAAATACAGCCCCTGTGCCATATTGGACTTACATAGCAATTACAGCCTCGTTCCCTCACCTTTGCTCTGTTCTTATGTATGTGACTGGTACTAGAGAAACAATGTCCATGTCTCATGGAATTGCAATTGATGTATAACTGGCTATGTATATTGTGATTTCTTGTTTAAGCTTACCACACTGAGTTGGATGTATTTTCATTTACTAACTACTGACCAATACTTTTTTGTGAATTTACTTGTGTATCAGCAATATGCTGTGTATAATGTTTTAAGAATAAGCCTTGTTCTCTGATAAGCAGCTAGAATTTTTAGAATTTTATATTTCCCCACAGTTTCTGTTGTAACGTGACCTATGGCTTACACAAAACTGTAGCTGTCTCAGTTAACTGAAGTGCAAATGTATTGTGATTGAAGGTTAGAATGAGACAGTTTTATTATTTAAGGTACTCTGTTTGATTGTGCTAGTTTTGAAGTGAGTTTGctaaaaaaaaagatgaaaaattgTTGTAGCGTCGGCCATCAATGTGCCAAATAGGAACATAAGTGATGTGGTAATTTTATGTACAATTGATCTCTTAACAGAATGAACACCTttacttaaacattgctaaaaggagacAGGAAGttgaaacatttttattttatacTGATCAGAACAAGGATGCAAGAAACAGACTTGGGGAGAAAAGGGACAGTATTATATAGAGCATGAGAAGAGAATGCTGATTGATTTAGGCTATAATTGGCATAGAGATGCAGCAAGAACAGTTAACTGTAAATCTTAATTCTCAGACTCAACATGTAGATTCCGATTGGTGTGAGTACTAGCACTGAGGTGAAAGAGAGATTGGCTGCCCCCCACAATCCCTTTATGAAAGAGTGCAAATATGTACAAATTCCTTTTTGCCTGCATTGGCTTCCAGTCTAACTAGCCCGTGGAAGCCTCAGAAAAGTATATCCACTATTGATGATCTCCCTGCAACTCCATGCCAAGGATGGCCTAATCCTTTTCTCATTCAGAATAAAATGGcgaatttttttcccccaagtttgttttcttttcttgtcTTCCACTTCCAATGAACGTGATAAATTTCTGACACAAGCTTCAATTTCTTgtctccttttagcaatgtttaagttctGTACCACCAAGCAATTATCTGTGTTTTATGGTTACTAAATTTGTTATAATTTCAAATTAAAATGAATTTAGATAAGGGAATGTGTCTAAAACACTAAAGTCTATTCTAACAACAAACTGTTTTGAGACTGCTTTGATATTTCAAATACCTTATTGCATGTCATATTGACACTTGAAAATACGCATCATTCCTTAGATGAGGCAAAATGTCATCTTGTTTCATCTGTGTCCCTAGTAAACATACTCAGGACATTTTCAATAGCTTTGACACAGCAAATAACTTAAGTCAAATTCCAAGATAATAAACAACCTGAACAGAAGGCAGATTCAATCGAGACATCCTAGAAGATACtaaattattatctgaaaaggaagattcACAGTTGTTGTGGGATGAAGACAAAGGGAGTGACATTAAGTGAATCATTCCTCCAGAGAAATAGAATAGCCACGTTGGGACTAAATAACATGCTTCTATGGATTCTAACCATGCTGCTATTTCTATAGCTGATTTTTGCCATGTTGTTACTCAGTAGCTTACCCTTTATAAGAGTTCGTAGGAAGATTGAAAATCCTATTTTTAAGCATGTTATAAAATTAGCATGAATTTAGAAATTGTTTAAATTGTGCATTAGCATTAGAAAACAACTATAAAAGATGCAATTTGTGGGTTTGTTTTTGAAAGGTGTATGTGTCAGCACATGCATCCTGTCTACCAACATCCTATTTCACGTCACTTAATGGTTTTGCTTCAACTTTTCCTATTAGAAATCTTTATCACCAGAGTTTGGAAACTCTGTGATCCAATTCAGACTCAAAGTAGTGCAACATACATACTTTACCTAGAGGTGAATTGAGCTTTTCCACTCCTATTTATGATGCCCATTGCTGAGATGCCATATCAATATAGCTGAtgcattgattttgttttttgttttctgGTTATGTTTGAGTCAGTGGGTGCCAGTCAGTTATCATGAACTACAGTAATTCACAGTAACAGCACACTTTCAAAGCAAATAAAATAGTGAGGCTTGGCTTTTGCTTTATAGTGACTAAAAAGAACACACATGGGGCCTAGAGATGTCTGGTCTTGTGCTTGATTTACTTGTCATTCAGTCTCTGTCTTTAGATCATGGGTTCCCATCTGTGGCTGTCTTGAACCTCAGCTCTGACGAGGAAACTTGGTTGCAACGTCTCTGTTGTGCTATTGGCCTGTCTGAGCTCAACCCCAACACCTTGCCAATGTGAAACAACCCGCATTCCAACTTCAGTGACCTCAAAATCTTCAACTATGTTTTACTGCTTCCTGGTCAAGGTTCATGAACAAGAGCAGCTGAGCTAAAGGCTGGTGAGTGTGTAAATTTTTGCAAGATTCTTTATGAAGCTTATATTTTTAATGTGTCATATGCATTTAATCTATCAATGCACCATGTGATGAAAGATGGCATCAAGGAGTCATCAGAATTGGACTTGTtgagaatacagggaaaactctAGCTGAAATAAAGCCTAGCAAAAAAGGAAGATAGTTGTCAATATTGGAGATCAATCATTTCAGGCTCAGGACAGTCTCCtcggcccaatcatcttcaactgTTTTATCAACGATTTTCCCTCCATAGTTAAATGTAGGCATGTTTGCAACATGATTAATACCATTCACTACTCCTCAAACTGAAGTACTTTGCATTCATGTACAAGATGTGCACAATATTAAGACATGAGATTGATGtgttgtgaatgttacttgctactaaATAGCCAGGTATTGACCATCTCCATTAAAAGTCTGTCATCCATTGACGTTCAGTGGCATTACTGTCCTGACTGTCAtccttaatgagtattttgcattggtatttATAAAGGAGAATGACATGCATGATAAGAATAGGGAgtggtatgttgatattctaagACAAATCAATATTAAGGAGGTGGTTATGGGTGTTTTGAGAAACACTTAAGGTGATTAGAAACCTGGGGACTTAAGAGGAGACGGAGCAAGGCAAGGGAGCAGATTGCTGGAGCTTGACATAAAGTTCTGTATCCACTTCAGCTGCAGGTGACATCCCAGACTActgagaatagccaatgttgttcatttagaaagggcagcagggataatccaggaaattataaactggtgagccatacatcagtgatagggaaattatGGGAGAAAactcttagggacaggatttaatcACATTTAGAGAAGAATAAACTTAGTATGGCTTTATGCAGGGGAAGGTCTTGTCTAAAATACTTAGTtttctgaggaagtaacaaagataaTTGATTAAAGGTAGGGCAGTGGGTATTGActagcatttgacaaggtgcctcaatggtaggctggtccagaacATTAAGTCATATGTCATCCATGGTGAGTTGGCactttggatacaaaattggattagTCTTAGAAGATAgttgtggaagggtgtttttttttGATTTGGAGGATTATGAtcaatggtgttctgcaaggatcagtgctggtaccTCTTTGCAATATGTATAAATGAAAAGGTAAGCGGTCTGATTAATAGGTTTGCAGgctgacacaaaaattggtggaattGAGGAAGATTATCAAAGGATACAGACCAGttagaaagttgggcagagaaatggcaggtggaatttaatctggacaagtgaggtgatgcattttgggagatcaaaagTAAGATGTAAGCACACAGTAAATGGCTGGATACTTAACCGTATCGTTCTACCGAGGAATCCATAGCTCCCTAAAAGTGATAACGAAAGTAGATGAAGTGATGAAGAAAGTGTATGACATGGTTACCTTCAACAGTCAGGCTATTGAGTGGCtaagtattatgtgcagttctagtcactacGAGGTCGGAATGATATGGAGGCTTTGAAGAAGGTGCAAAGAGGTCTATCTGGCTGTAAGTTTGCCCGCTGAGCTGGacggttcattttcagatgtttcgtcaccatactaagtgacctcatcagtgagcctccagtgaaatgGTGGGCattatgtcctgctttctgtttgtgtttaggtttcattgggttgatgtcacttcctgttattattctcagagggtggtagatggggtccaaatagCTGTTTGGTGATAgaagcattccaactggaactctaggaattctcgtgcgcgtctttgtttggcttgtcctagaatagatgtgttgtcccagtcaaattaatgttcttcctcatctgtatgtaaggataccagtgataatgggtcatgtctttttgtggcttgttgataatgtatcctggtggctagttttctgcctgtttgttacagttcttgcaaggtattttgtaaactatgcTCGTTTTGCTTATTGTTTGTATAGTGTCTTTTAAGCTCATTAGCTGCTGTTGATAGATTCCGATTGGATTACCATGCTTCTTGGAAACCTCGTGCATGTCcctgtctgaaaacaaaccttccagctcagagagctaacttacatccagacctcaacctgagctacaaatcttctcaaagcttgcTATTATTTATCAGGACGTTGCCTGAATTGGGCTGCATTGGCTACAAGGAGAGTTTGGGCAAACATGAGTTGTTTTCACTACAGCagaggaagctgagggatgacctgatagaaaGAGATAAATGGATAATCAGTCTTTTTGCCAGGATAGAAGTGGCAAATACTAGGAGGTAtgggtttaaaggagatgtgtgaaggAAAGTGTTCTTTTTAAACAGATAGTGGGTACTTGGAATGCTTTGTCAGGGGCAGTGGTAGAAGCAGAGAAGATAGCATTATTTTAAGGGATGCTTAGACAGAAATATAAACAAGCAGGGAAATGTTGGGATACAGACCACATGCAGGCATTTGGAATAATTGAAAATGACATCATGGTTGGTACAGAGCTTCTGGggcaaaaggcctgttcctgtgctgtaatgttctatgttctatcccctAATACTGCAACTATGTAGTGTAATATTAATGGATTTCCATTTTTGCAGTTTCCGTGCAGGCTGATGTGCACCATTCATTTAACTTCAAATGGAAATATTTATGTTAAAGTCGGTAAGAATAATTTAATCCGCTTTGCAAAATTTTATTGTGTGCCTCCATCTAATTATCCCTACTCAAATCTGAGATTTAAATTTGAGGGATtagacaatttttattcctgctGAGTCAGTTTCGAAGTTCCCTCATTACCTCACTATAACTCACTAAACTACCATCAATTGGATAGAAATTATGTActgtatatttttaaaactgaaggGTGGTACtccagaagcacagcaggtcaggcagcataaatGTCAGGCATAAACGTCcattctcctcagatgctgcctgacctgctgtacttttccagcatcacacactcAACTGATCTCTAACAGCTGCAGTCCTAGCTCTCTCcctgtatatatttttaaaatctagtgTTTTCTATGTGAAATAAGTTGGAAGAAAATTATGGAATATATTATCCTAGAAGTACTGAATTTTATTTGCATTTATAAATCTGGTCTGTTTTGAGTTGTTAAGTTCATCATTACACAATTGATGGTTGAAAAGGCAATTAGAATTTGAAGGACTGACCAGCACTTGACTCATTTGAAGGTGCTTTGGGTTTGCACTACTTCAACTTCAGGGCTCTGTTTTTCAAAGGGTTTCTTCCACATATTAATCAAAAATGCCCATTATTCTCACTAACAAGAGGTTGTAAATAGAGAAAACAGAATTGTGACAATTGGCAACTACAGGGTGAGAGTTGAGAAATTTTTTTCATAAAAGGTTATGAAATGAAATCCACTGTTTCAAGTAGTGTGGATACTTACAAAAACAACAGTTGGCAGGGCTTCGGGGAGGGAGCAGTGGCACTGAACTAATTGGAATACTGTATGAAAGAGCCAGCATTGACACAATGCACCTAAATAGCTGCCTCCTATGTGGTATAATTACATGATTCCATGACCTTGAAGGAACAATAGTTTTTTGTTCCCTTTTAAATTAGATTTCACCTTTAGATTGACTGACTGCATCCTCTGGAGCAATACCAGTTAGCAGCTTTTACTGCAGTAATCAAAAATACACTGCAATATTTCACTTTATCTTTGGGTTTTTACAgccttaacatagaacatagaacaatacagcacagaacaggcccttcggcccacgatgttgtgccgaacatttgtcctagcttaagcacctatccatttAGTTattcaattgccgcttaaaggtcaccaatgattcagACTCTGCCACtaccacaggcagcgcattccatcccccctataccttctacccttcacccttaaatttatgtccccttgtaacattttgtacccgggggaaaaagtctgactgtctattctatctattcccctgatcatcttataaacctctatcaaatcaccctcatccttcgccgttccaatgagaagagGCCTAGCacactcaacctatccttgtacgacctattctccattccaggcaacagcttggtaaatctcctctgcaccacatctttcctaaagtgaggcgaccagaactgcacacagtactccaaatgtagccttaccaaggtcctacacagctgcaacatcacctcacgactcttgaattcaatcactctgctaatgaacactaatacaccataggccttcttacaagctctacccacctgagtggcaactttcaaagagctatgaacatagaccccaagatccctctgctgcTCCACcatactaagaaccctaccgttaaccctgtattccacattcttatttgtcattccaaaatggacaacctcacacttgacagggttgaattccatctgccactcctcagcccagcaacatatctaagtccctttgcagctgacaacagccctcctcactatccacaactccaccaatcttcatattgtctgcaaatttactgacccatccttcgactccctcttccaagtcattaataaaaacagcagaggaccgagaactgatccctgtggaactccacttgtaactgggctccaggctgaatatttaccatctaccaccactctctgacttcgaccggttagccagttctctatccaattggccaaacttcccactatcccatgcctcctgactttccacgtaagcctaccatggggaaccttatcaaatgccttattaaaatccatgtacactacatccactgctctaccctcatccacatgcttggtcacctcctcaaagaattcaataagacttgtaaggcaagacctacccttcaaatccatgctggctgtccctaatcaagcagtgtctttccagatactcataaatcctatccctcagtaccctttccattactttgcctaccaccgaagtaagactaactggcctgtaattcccagggttatccctattcccttttttgaacaggggcacaagattcgccactctccagtcccctcgtaccacccccgttgacagtgaagacgaaaagatcattgccaacagctctgcaatttcctctcttgcttcccacataatcctaggatatatcctgtcaggcccaggggacatGTCTattctcaagtttttcaaaatgcccaacacctcttccttcctaacaagtatctcctctagcttaccagtccgtttcatgcTCTCCTCTTCAACactacggtccctctcatttgtaaagcCTTATCTGATTCCAGCCAGAGCGCATGGTGTGGTTTCTGTAAGTCAATTGGAAGTAAAACAAAAAATAATCTTTTGCTCTGGGAGGTGGTGGGGTTGAAAGTGGGGTGGTGTACTTAAAAACACTTAACTCAGGCTGAAGTGGAAAGGTAAGTTCTGGGCCACTGTTCATCTACTGTGCCGTCATCTTCCCACATTGCTTAGCTTTGTTGTACATACAATTCATTCTGCTATACTGTGTGTTTCATgaagagtcagatgtacagcatggaaacagacccttcagtccaacccgtacatgccaaccagataccccaacccaatctagtcctacctgccagcacccggcccatatcccaccaaacccttcctagtcctatacccatccaaatgccttttaaatgttgaaattgtaccagcctccaccacttcctctggcagctcattccatacacataccaccctctgtgtgaaaaaggttgccccttaggtttagggtgagagggaaaagatataaaagagacttatgtCCTCTTctctggggttggagagtccagaactaaagactttgtctgtttatccaatccatgcccctcatcattttgtaaacctctataaggtcacccctcagcctccgactctccagaaAAAacaacccagcctgttcagcctctccctatagctcaaatcctccaaccctggcaacatccttgtaaatctgttctgaaccctttcaagtttcacaacatctttccgataggaagacgaccagaattgcacgtaatattccaatggtggcccaaccaatatcctgtacaaccgcaacatgacctcccaactcctgtaatcaatactctgaccaataaatgaaagcataccaaacacctccttcactatgccatctacctgcgactccactttcaaggagctatgaacctacactccaaggtctctttgttcagcaaaactcccttggaccttaccattaagtgtataagtcctgctaagatttgctttcccaaaatgcagcacctctcatttatctgaattaaactccatctgccacttctcagccatgtctcattggctcatctgatcaagatcctgttgtaatctgagttaaccttctttgctgtccaccacacctccaattttggtgttctctgcaaacttactaaccatacttcttatgctcgcatccagattatttatataaatggcaaaaagtagaggacctagcactgatccttgtggcactccatgtACACTTcatcctccagtctgataaacaaccctccaccactatcctctgtcttctacctttgagccagttctgtatccaaatggctagttctctctgtattccgtgagatctaaccttgctaaccggtctttcatggggaaccttgtcgaatgccttactgaagccatatagatcacatctactgctcggcCCTCAATCTTCTTATTT harbors:
- the tmem267 gene encoding transmembrane protein 267, whose protein sequence is MFTSKQSTITMATETENARALLKTFSTASVISSVGLGIFCFISDQCLQLSLIQNNYWLRALSDNAVHGVIGLWSWAIVIGLRKKSDFYEVLLAGFLSSVIDVDHFLAAGSMSLKAALHLPQRPALHCSTVIVVVAFSLKLAMWLFRLKDSWCFLPWMVTISWVSHHVRDGVRHGLWFCPFGNTAPVPYWTYIAITASFPHLCSVLMYVTGTRETMSMSHGIAIDV